The following coding sequences lie in one Saccopteryx leptura isolate mSacLep1 unplaced genomic scaffold, mSacLep1_pri_phased_curated manual_scaffold_86, whole genome shotgun sequence genomic window:
- the LOC136387124 gene encoding sex comb on midleg-like protein 1: MLQKGLQYVEAEISIIEVIQDIVQNLDNKFTGINRKVSKLYRFRTKLIWQKRFYYAGFVSFQRPLGYAYKHYCYQLSRKTKWQKRKKEDPPLPTSLSGSESYSPTSPVRRPTPDPQESPAGTYYQSQDSQIWDHESLEEQDTRLSQNPILRPFCTVPYPSCLPRYTCSGPDAGPVQGTPSMHCWASLVDHSTASGLSAVQASTSAPAAVLDQGTFRPAHNPEEIAYPPLLQSERLDHAASTLDNTADCGASSASETHSDMPGKVLSADPSTWSIEEVILFLKQRDPQTLTPVEDVFRQCDSDEKATIMYQLDNMIEDMGLKLGPALKLCDSIEKLKEEKCIDL; the protein is encoded by the exons GTCATCCAGGATATTGTCCAAAACCTGGATAACAAATTTACTGGCATTAATAGAAAGGTTTCAAAACTTTACCGTTTTCGTACTAAATTAATATGGCAAAAGCGC TTTTATTATGCTGGCTTTGTGTCATTTCAGAGGCCACTAGGCTATGCATACAAACATTATTGTTACCAGCTGTCCAGAAAGACCAAAtggcagaaaaggaagaaggaggatcCACCTCTTCCCACTTCACTCTCTGGCAGTGAAAGTTATAGCCCAACTTCACCAGTAAGAAGGCCAACCCCTGACCCCCAGGAAAGCCCTGCAGGAACATACTATCAGTCACAGGATTCCCAGATCTGGGATCACGAGTCACTCGAGGAGCAGGACACACGCCTTAGCCAGAATCCGATACTTCGTCCATTCTGCACAGTACCATATCCTTCATGCCTGCCACGTTACACATGCAGTGGTCCAGATGCAGGTCCAGTGCAGGGCACCCCTTCCATGCACTGCTGGGCCAGCCTAGTGGACCACAGCACCGCCAGTGGCTTGTCAGCTGTCCAGGCTTCCACATCAGCCCCTGCAGCTGTGCTCGACCAGGGAACATTCCGTCCAGCACACAACCCTGAGGAGATAGCTTACCCGCCTTTGCTGCAGAGTGAGCGTCTCGACCATGCTGCCTCAACTCTCGACAACACAGCTGACTGCG GTGCAAGTTCAGCATCTGAAACGCACTCAGATATGCCAGGAAAAGTGCTCTCTGCTGACCCTTCAACTTGGTCCATAGAGGAAGTGATCCTGTTTCTGAAACAAAGAGATCCTCAGACACTCACACCTGTCGAGGATGTCTTCAGGCAATGT gaCAGTGATGAGAAAGCTACGATAATGTACCAGCTTGATAATATGATAGAGGATATGGGGCTCAAGCTGGGACCAGCTTTGAAGTTGTGCGACAGCATTGAAaagcttaaagaagaaaaatgcattGATTTGTAA